From the genome of Streptobacillus canis, one region includes:
- a CDS encoding extracellular solute-binding protein, giving the protein MKKLLFAIFTFFILLSCSGNSAEEENVLNIYTWTYFVPDKVIEDFEKETGIKVNISYYDNNDTMIAKLMIESGEGNYDIVSPSTDYIPVMIQSGLLEKLDKSKLGKTFENMDEKLNLMEISKVYDEGLNYSIPYSFMATGITVNTEIVGNDFVKTPDIFLNEAFKGRMTMLDDGREVIGLALQYLGYPSDSKDINQLNEAKEKILSWAENLAKFDSNAAGKGMASGEFAIVHGYPDVFYEVEGEEANKFVYFAPEGAMMYIDSMAIPASSKHKDNAYKFLEFLYRPENFMEVLAVLRNPSIIKGVEENSEIKPIISAEEIVQKSKLPGALDDETKELHDKIWTEIKSSGK; this is encoded by the coding sequence TTGAAAAAATTATTATTTGCAATTTTTACTTTTTTTATTTTATTAAGCTGTTCAGGTAACAGTGCTGAGGAAGAAAATGTTTTAAACATTTACACTTGGACATATTTTGTTCCAGATAAAGTTATTGAAGATTTTGAAAAAGAAACTGGAATTAAAGTTAACATAAGTTATTATGATAACAATGATACTATGATAGCTAAATTAATGATAGAAAGTGGAGAAGGGAATTATGATATAGTTTCACCTTCAACAGACTATATACCAGTTATGATTCAATCAGGATTATTAGAAAAATTAGACAAGTCTAAATTAGGAAAAACTTTTGAAAATATGGATGAGAAATTAAACTTAATGGAAATTTCTAAAGTTTATGATGAAGGATTAAACTACTCTATACCATATTCATTCATGGCAACAGGTATAACTGTTAATACTGAAATTGTTGGTAATGATTTTGTTAAAACTCCAGACATCTTCTTAAACGAAGCATTCAAAGGTCGTATGACTATGCTTGATGATGGTCGTGAAGTAATAGGACTTGCTTTACAATACTTAGGATATCCATCTGATTCAAAAGATATCAACCAATTAAATGAAGCTAAAGAAAAAATACTTTCTTGGGCTGAAAACTTAGCTAAATTCGATTCAAATGCTGCTGGAAAAGGTATGGCAAGTGGAGAGTTCGCTATAGTTCACGGATATCCAGATGTATTCTATGAAGTAGAAGGAGAAGAAGCTAATAAATTCGTATACTTTGCTCCAGAAGGTGCAATGATGTACATAGATTCAATGGCTATACCTGCTAGTTCAAAACATAAAGATAATGCTTATAAATTCTTAGAATTCTTATACAGACCAGAAAACTTTATGGAAGTATTAGCTGTATTAAGAAACCCAAGTATAATTAAAGGTGTAGAAGAAAATTCTGAAATTAAACCTATAATTTCAGCTGAAGAAATAGTTCAAAAATCTAAACTACCTGGTGCTTTAGATGATGAAACTAAAGAATTACACGATAAAATATGGACAGAAATTAAATCAAGTGGAAAATAG
- a CDS encoding UDP-N-acetylmuramoyl-L-alanyl-D-glutamate--2,6-diaminopimelate ligase, with the protein MRIQDIFKGVEYTIKNLVQEDNFNEMSYNSREIKENDIFVALIGNVTDGHNYITSAVENGAKMIIAEREDFDYPSNVTVVLVKDLRDHLGFIASNFYNYPQNSLKIIGITGTNGKTTTTYILESIFTNSARIGTTGYRILDKEYEAKNTTPESLDLIKLMREAVNAGVEYFLMEVSSHALCLGRVKMLQFESAIFTNLTQDHLDYHGTLENYFQAKASIVNHLKPSAKLIVNKDDEHCRRLLNVADSFSLKEDATIKGEVLEYTLKGMKVKVTKDDKEYVFTTKLMGAYNLQNLLGAILSAYNLGVDLDKIMKDIENIKSIAGRFEIIDNDKDVMVVVDYAHTADGLINILKTLAVMKKNRLVTIFGAGGDRDKTKRPKMANAACQYSDYVYLTSDNPRTEDPEAILDDVEKGMVEGVEYSRICDREKAIKIAIQNLQKNDILLIAGKGHEDYQIIGREKHHFDDREMARKYLGGR; encoded by the coding sequence ATGAGAATTCAAGATATTTTTAAAGGTGTTGAATACACAATAAAAAATTTAGTTCAAGAAGATAATTTCAATGAAATGTCATATAACTCAAGAGAAATTAAAGAAAATGATATATTTGTTGCTTTAATTGGTAATGTAACTGATGGACATAACTATATCACATCAGCTGTAGAAAATGGTGCTAAAATGATAATAGCTGAAAGAGAAGATTTTGATTATCCATCTAATGTTACTGTAGTTTTAGTTAAAGATTTAAGAGACCATTTAGGATTTATTGCAAGTAATTTCTACAACTATCCTCAAAATAGTTTAAAAATAATTGGAATTACAGGAACTAATGGTAAAACTACTACTACATATATATTAGAATCTATCTTTACTAATTCAGCAAGAATAGGTACTACAGGTTACAGAATATTAGATAAAGAATATGAAGCAAAAAATACTACTCCAGAATCTTTAGATTTAATTAAACTTATGAGAGAAGCAGTTAATGCTGGCGTAGAATATTTCTTAATGGAAGTAAGTTCACATGCATTATGTTTAGGAAGAGTTAAGATGTTACAATTTGAAAGCGCAATATTTACTAATTTAACTCAAGATCACCTAGATTATCATGGTACTTTAGAAAATTACTTTCAAGCAAAAGCTTCTATAGTTAATCACTTAAAACCTAGTGCTAAATTAATAGTTAATAAAGATGACGAACATTGTAGAAGATTATTAAATGTTGCCGATAGTTTTTCATTAAAAGAAGATGCTACAATTAAAGGTGAAGTATTAGAATACACATTAAAAGGTATGAAGGTTAAAGTAACTAAAGATGATAAAGAATATGTATTTACAACAAAATTAATGGGTGCATATAATCTTCAAAATCTTTTAGGAGCAATACTTTCAGCATATAATCTAGGGGTAGATTTAGATAAAATAATGAAAGATATAGAAAATATTAAATCTATAGCTGGAAGATTTGAAATAATAGACAATGATAAAGATGTAATGGTAGTAGTTGATTATGCTCATACTGCTGATGGATTAATTAATATTTTAAAAACACTAGCTGTTATGAAGAAAAATAGATTAGTTACAATTTTTGGTGCTGGTGGAGATAGAGATAAAACTAAGAGACCTAAAATGGCTAATGCTGCATGTCAATATAGTGACTATGTTTATTTAACTTCAGATAACCCTAGAACTGAAGATCCAGAAGCAATATTAGATGATGTAGAAAAGGGTATGGTAGAAGGTGTAGAATATTCTAGAATTTGTGATAGAGAAAAAGCTATAAAAATTGCTATACAAAACCTACAAAAAAATGATATACTATTAATCGCTGGTAAAGGACATGAAGATTACCAGATTATAGGAAGAGAAAAACACCATTTTGATGATAGAGAAATGGCCAGAAAATATTTAGGAGGTAGATAA
- a CDS encoding alpha/beta hydrolase has translation MKKMLTFFSIFTLISCSSVTTSLLKTTNFLYRGEKANIIDFGRNAAYYEPKWTHKDDIIHEKILYDGNVKLEIIKKNYKKNNSAIYFAHGGAFLYPMSNYYRDLAEFMLDINDNYDIIFVDYRQLPHSFYPSGHDDFEHGLDYMFANYKNVYAMGDSAGGHLIVSTTMKRINKKKKLPNALVLLSPFLDISYTVPSRTENVKTDLLIGSAASNFVPSKLLVDNEYFKHEKDKKHPYISPIFGEFKGFPPVYIEVNNGELLFDDSKIMKEKLDKAKVENKFVTVDGLFHVYHLLRLDETKVSLQGIFKFLDEKRLGR, from the coding sequence ATGAAAAAAATGTTAACATTTTTTTCTATTTTTACATTAATAAGTTGTTCTTCAGTTACAACTTCATTATTAAAAACTACCAACTTTCTTTATAGGGGAGAAAAAGCAAATATCATAGATTTTGGTAGAAATGCTGCTTATTATGAACCTAAATGGACTCATAAAGATGATATAATACATGAAAAAATTCTTTATGATGGTAATGTAAAACTAGAAATAATAAAGAAAAATTACAAAAAAAATAATTCTGCAATATATTTTGCACATGGAGGAGCTTTTCTTTATCCTATGTCAAACTATTATAGAGATCTTGCAGAGTTTATGTTAGATATAAACGATAATTATGATATAATTTTTGTAGACTATAGGCAACTTCCACACAGCTTTTATCCCAGTGGGCATGATGATTTTGAACATGGATTAGATTACATGTTTGCAAATTACAAAAATGTTTATGCTATGGGAGATTCTGCAGGTGGACATCTAATAGTTTCTACAACTATGAAAAGAATTAATAAAAAGAAAAAATTACCTAACGCTCTGGTATTACTTTCACCATTTTTAGATATATCATATACAGTCCCTAGTAGAACAGAAAATGTTAAAACAGATTTATTAATAGGATCTGCTGCAAGCAATTTTGTTCCTTCAAAATTACTAGTTGATAATGAATACTTTAAACATGAAAAGGATAAAAAACATCCATACATATCACCAATATTTGGTGAGTTTAAAGGATTCCCGCCTGTATATATAGAAGTTAATAATGGAGAGCTATTATTTGATGATTCAAAAATTATGAAAGAAAAATTAGATAAAGCAAAAGTAGAAAATAAATTTGTTACAGTAGATGGATTATTCCATGTATATCATTTATTAAGATTAGATGAAACAAAAGTATCACTACAAGGAATCTTTAAATTCCTTGATGAAAAAAGATTAGGGAGATAG